The following proteins come from a genomic window of Micromonospora zamorensis:
- a CDS encoding UvrD-helicase domain-containing protein has translation MPPFSAVPPGGLPPFVADLHIHSKYSRACSRDLTLPNLAWWARRKGIGLLGTGDFTHPAWYDHLRETLRPAEPGLYRLDAESERDIARRLPPRLAGTAEADPVRFMLSVEISTIYKRDDRTRKVHHLIYLPDLDAVARFNTALGRIGNLGSDGRPILGLDSRDLLEITLEASPDGYLVPAHIWTPWFSALGSKSGFDAIADCYADLAEHIFAVETGLSSDPAMNWRVGSLDGYQLVSNSDAHSPPALGREATVLTAERDYFAVREALRTGDGLAGTIEFFPEEGKYHADGHRLCGVNWSPERTRAAGGRCPECGKPLTVGVLSRIEELADRPQGHRPAHARDVTHLVPLAEILGEINKVGARSKKVEGRFNELLAALGPELEILTTTPLSDIAQAGGELLAEGIGRLRRGDVRRVPGYDGEYGVITLFDPAELGAHAGTAQETLFDVPVPAQRRPAEPAAKATAKRPAAARAEPKRKPAPAPPIASPPSPHEPFEPMLSGMEEVGTGLLDRLDAMQRVAASAPGGPLLIVAGPGTGKTRTLTHRIAYLCAELNVFPEHCLAITFTRRAAEELRHRLDALLGPVAEDVTVGTFHALGLTILRENADAAGLPADFRIADDAERAAARAEAGDDNASYAALLRKQDLVDLDELVSLPVELLRADRKLVARYRDRWQWIFVDEYQDVDATQYELLRLLSPADGNLCAIGDPDQAIYSFRGADVGYFLRFSADFTDARLVRLNRNYRSSAPILAAAVQAIAPSSLVRGRRLDPARLDPEAPLVGRYPAASVAEEADFVVRTVDELVGGLSHRSLDSGRIDGRSTSLSFSDIAVLYRTDAQAAPVVDALTRANIPVQKRSHDRLRDRPGVAAIARELRHADGLAGSLAARVRLAGQVVAERFAVPTLDGAASTVRPDDVRSAVDLLTPLARRCGDDLETFLSQLATGAEVDALDPRAEAVTLLTLHAAKGLEFPVVFLVGVEDGLLPLRWPGSTPDEDAVAEERRLFFVGLTRAQDRLYVTHAARRTRHGVERDCAPSPFLGVIDPGLFERFGEAEPRRPKDRQLRLI, from the coding sequence GTGCCTCCGTTCAGCGCCGTACCCCCCGGTGGCCTCCCGCCATTCGTCGCGGACCTGCACATCCACTCGAAATACTCGCGCGCGTGCAGCCGCGACCTCACGCTGCCGAATCTCGCGTGGTGGGCCCGGCGTAAGGGCATCGGTCTGCTCGGCACCGGCGACTTCACCCACCCCGCCTGGTACGACCACCTACGGGAGACCCTGCGCCCGGCGGAGCCGGGGTTGTACCGGCTGGACGCCGAGTCGGAACGGGACATCGCCCGCCGGCTGCCGCCGCGGCTCGCCGGGACGGCGGAGGCGGACCCGGTCCGGTTCATGCTGAGCGTGGAGATCTCCACCATCTACAAGCGGGACGACCGGACCCGCAAGGTGCACCACCTGATCTACCTGCCGGACCTGGACGCGGTGGCGCGGTTCAACACCGCGCTTGGCCGGATCGGCAACCTCGGCTCGGACGGCCGGCCGATCCTCGGCCTGGACTCCCGCGACCTGCTGGAGATCACCCTGGAGGCCAGCCCGGACGGCTACCTGGTGCCGGCGCACATCTGGACGCCGTGGTTCTCCGCGCTGGGCTCGAAGTCTGGCTTCGACGCGATCGCGGACTGCTACGCCGACCTGGCCGAGCACATCTTCGCCGTGGAGACCGGTCTCTCCTCCGATCCGGCGATGAACTGGCGGGTCGGCAGCCTGGACGGCTACCAACTGGTGTCCAACTCGGACGCGCACTCCCCGCCGGCCCTGGGGCGGGAGGCGACGGTGCTGACCGCCGAGCGGGACTACTTCGCCGTCCGGGAGGCGCTGCGGACGGGCGACGGCCTGGCCGGCACGATCGAGTTCTTCCCGGAGGAGGGCAAGTACCACGCGGACGGGCACCGGCTGTGTGGGGTCAACTGGTCCCCGGAGCGCACTCGCGCGGCTGGCGGGCGCTGCCCCGAGTGCGGCAAGCCGCTCACCGTCGGCGTCCTCAGCCGCATCGAGGAGCTGGCCGACCGACCGCAGGGGCACCGGCCGGCGCACGCCCGGGACGTCACCCACCTGGTGCCGCTGGCCGAGATCCTCGGCGAGATCAACAAGGTGGGTGCCCGGTCGAAGAAGGTCGAGGGGCGGTTCAACGAGCTTCTCGCCGCGCTCGGCCCTGAGCTGGAGATCCTGACGACGACGCCACTGAGCGACATCGCGCAGGCGGGTGGCGAGCTGCTCGCGGAGGGCATCGGGCGGTTGCGGCGCGGCGACGTCCGCCGGGTGCCGGGTTACGACGGCGAATACGGGGTGATCACCCTCTTCGACCCGGCCGAGCTGGGCGCCCACGCGGGCACGGCACAGGAGACCCTGTTCGACGTACCCGTGCCGGCGCAGCGGCGACCCGCGGAGCCGGCGGCCAAGGCCACGGCCAAGCGCCCGGCGGCGGCCAGGGCGGAGCCGAAGCGCAAGCCGGCGCCGGCACCGCCGATCGCGTCGCCGCCGTCTCCCCACGAACCGTTCGAGCCGATGCTCTCCGGGATGGAGGAGGTCGGCACCGGCCTGCTGGACCGGCTGGACGCGATGCAGCGGGTGGCCGCCTCCGCACCCGGTGGTCCGCTGCTCATCGTGGCTGGTCCGGGCACCGGCAAGACCCGGACGCTCACCCACCGGATCGCCTATCTCTGCGCGGAGCTGAACGTCTTCCCCGAGCACTGCCTGGCGATCACGTTCACCCGCCGGGCCGCCGAGGAGCTGCGGCACCGCCTCGACGCCCTGCTCGGCCCGGTCGCCGAGGACGTCACCGTCGGTACGTTCCACGCGCTGGGGTTGACCATCCTGCGGGAGAACGCGGACGCGGCCGGCCTGCCGGCCGACTTCCGCATCGCCGACGACGCCGAGCGCGCGGCCGCCCGCGCGGAGGCGGGCGACGACAACGCCAGCTACGCGGCGCTGCTGCGCAAGCAGGACCTGGTCGACCTGGACGAGCTGGTGAGCCTGCCGGTGGAGTTGCTGCGGGCCGATCGGAAGCTGGTCGCGCGCTACCGGGACCGCTGGCAGTGGATCTTCGTCGACGAGTACCAGGACGTGGACGCGACGCAGTACGAGCTGCTGCGGCTGCTCAGCCCGGCGGACGGCAACCTGTGCGCGATCGGCGACCCGGATCAGGCGATCTACTCGTTCCGGGGCGCCGACGTCGGCTACTTCCTGCGCTTCTCCGCGGACTTCACGGACGCGCGGTTGGTGCGGCTCAACCGCAACTACCGCTCATCGGCGCCGATCCTGGCCGCCGCCGTGCAGGCCATCGCACCGTCCTCGCTGGTTCGTGGCCGGCGACTGGACCCGGCCCGGCTCGACCCGGAGGCCCCGTTGGTCGGGCGCTACCCGGCGGCGTCGGTGGCCGAGGAGGCCGACTTCGTGGTCCGTACCGTCGACGAACTGGTCGGCGGGCTGTCCCACCGCTCGCTGGACTCGGGTCGGATCGACGGCCGGTCCACCTCGTTGTCCTTCTCCGACATCGCCGTGCTGTACCGCACCGACGCGCAGGCCGCGCCGGTCGTCGACGCCCTGACCCGGGCCAACATCCCGGTGCAGAAGCGGTCACACGACCGGCTGCGGGACCGGCCCGGGGTGGCGGCCATCGCCCGCGAGCTGCGGCACGCCGACGGGCTGGCCGGCTCGCTGGCCGCCCGGGTGCGGCTGGCCGGCCAGGTGGTCGCCGAGCGGTTCGCCGTGCCCACCCTGGACGGCGCCGCCAGCACGGTCCGTCCGGATGACGTCCGCTCGGCCGTGGACCTGCTGACCCCGCTGGCCCGGCGCTGCGGCGACGACCTGGAGACGTTCCTGTCGCAACTGGCCACCGGAGCGGAGGTGGACGCGCTCGATCCGCGCGCGGAGGCGGTCACGCTGCTCACCCTGCACGCCGCGAAGGGCCTGGAGTTCCCGGTGGTCTTCCTGGTCGGCGTCGAGGACGGGTTGCTGCCGCTGCGCTGGCCGGGCTCCACGCCCGACGAGGACGCGGTCGCAGAGGAGCGGCGGCTCTTCTTCGTCGGCCTGACCCGCGCCCAGGACCGGCTGTACGTCACGCACGCGGCCCGCCGGACCCGGCACGGTGTGGAGCGGGACTGCGCCCCGTCACCGTTCCTCGGCGTCATCGACCCCGGCCTGTTCGAGCGGTTCGGTGAGGCCGAGCCGCGCCGTCCGAAGGACCGCCAGCTCCGGTTGATCTGA
- a CDS encoding prepilin peptidase, with amino-acid sequence MPTAALVGVALLGGLVGLVVPSLARRFATPPTRPRPVRGAWVLLGPTVAAVVYGSLAVARGDDPALPVFLALAAVGLVLAAVDLACLRLPNPLVLAAGLLALAGLAGVAVLADDPDRLLGALAGSVVAGAAHVLLALLPGSRLGFGDVKLAAVLGLPLGCLGRDALLTGLILAHVLHGALVLGLLAARRVRRDTLLPLGPALLAGAWLGVLVG; translated from the coding sequence ATGCCGACCGCTGCACTGGTCGGGGTGGCGTTGCTCGGCGGGCTGGTCGGTCTCGTCGTACCCTCGCTGGCCCGGCGTTTCGCGACCCCGCCGACCCGGCCGCGACCTGTGCGCGGTGCCTGGGTCCTGCTCGGCCCGACGGTGGCGGCCGTCGTGTACGGCAGCCTCGCCGTCGCTCGGGGTGACGACCCGGCGCTGCCGGTGTTCCTCGCGTTGGCGGCGGTGGGGCTGGTGCTGGCTGCGGTCGACCTGGCCTGCCTGCGGCTGCCCAACCCGCTCGTCCTCGCCGCCGGGTTGCTGGCCCTCGCCGGCCTGGCCGGCGTGGCGGTGCTGGCCGACGACCCGGACCGGCTGCTCGGCGCGCTGGCCGGCTCGGTCGTCGCCGGGGCGGCGCACGTGCTGCTGGCCTTGCTCCCCGGCTCCCGGCTGGGCTTCGGGGACGTGAAACTCGCTGCCGTCCTCGGCCTGCCGCTTGGCTGCCTGGGCCGGGACGCCCTGCTCACCGGGCTGATCCTGGCGCATGTGCTGCATGGTGCTCTGGTGCTCGGTCTGCTCGCGGCGCGGCGGGTACGTCGGGACACGCTGCTGCCGCTCGGGCCGGCTCTGCTCGCTGGCGCGTGGCTCGGCGTGCTCGTCGGCTGA
- a CDS encoding EamA family transporter, whose translation MSSPPPSAAALAGRRAGATPTLIWTALIVVYLLWGSTYLAIRITVETLPPLLSAALRFAVAGLILAAVLRLRRGPGALRVDRRQLGSAALVGVLLLAGGNGLVVLAESGPPGVAVPSGIAALLVATVPLLVVLLRSANGDRPPLWTFAGVTVGFAGLVLLVLPAGSSDAVPLVGALTVVAAATSWSVGSFLSGRIRMPADPFVATVYEMVAGALVLAVVAAGRGELGDFHPAAVSTRSWLALGYLMVAGSLVAFTAYVWLLHNAPISLVSTYAYVNPAVAVALGALLVAEPITPQVLLGGAVIVAGVALVVSTERPRRVSAEARSGTAPTGDHS comes from the coding sequence ATGAGCTCACCTCCACCGAGCGCCGCAGCCCTCGCCGGCCGCCGCGCCGGCGCCACGCCGACCCTGATCTGGACCGCGTTGATCGTGGTCTACCTGCTCTGGGGTTCCACCTATCTGGCCATCCGCATCACAGTGGAGACGCTGCCACCGCTGCTGTCGGCCGCACTGCGGTTCGCCGTGGCCGGACTGATCCTGGCGGCGGTGCTGCGGCTCCGCCGAGGACCCGGCGCACTGCGGGTGGACCGCCGGCAACTCGGCTCCGCCGCGCTGGTCGGGGTGCTCCTGCTCGCCGGCGGCAACGGACTGGTGGTGCTCGCCGAATCCGGACCGCCCGGGGTGGCGGTGCCCTCCGGCATCGCCGCGCTGCTGGTCGCGACCGTCCCGCTGCTCGTGGTGCTGTTGCGCTCCGCCAACGGGGACCGGCCGCCGCTCTGGACGTTCGCCGGGGTCACAGTGGGTTTCGCCGGTCTGGTCCTGCTGGTGCTGCCCGCCGGCAGCTCGGACGCCGTACCGCTGGTGGGGGCGTTGACCGTGGTGGCAGCGGCCACCTCCTGGTCGGTCGGGTCGTTCCTGTCCGGACGGATCCGGATGCCGGCCGACCCCTTCGTGGCCACGGTGTACGAGATGGTGGCCGGCGCGCTGGTGTTGGCCGTCGTCGCCGCCGGTCGGGGCGAGTTGGGGGACTTCCACCCGGCCGCGGTCAGCACCCGATCCTGGCTGGCGTTGGGCTACCTCATGGTGGCCGGCTCGCTGGTCGCGTTCACCGCCTACGTCTGGCTGCTGCACAACGCGCCCATCTCGCTGGTGTCGACGTACGCCTACGTCAACCCGGCGGTCGCGGTGGCCCTCGGCGCGCTGCTGGTCGCCGAGCCGATCACCCCGCAGGTGCTGCTCGGCGGTGCGGTCATCGTCGCTGGGGTGGCCCTGGTGGTGAGCACCGAACGCCCCCGTCGGGTGAGCGCGGAAGCGCGATCGGGGACCGCGCCGACGGGCGACCACAGCTAA
- a CDS encoding LppU/SCO3897 family protein, with amino-acid sequence MNPTYGGQPYRPEGDPYGGDPYGGDPAPAPRRRGRGPLIAVLAVVLLLVVVAGGAFWFLRGQGDDAAPVAAPSGSAVAGDPSAGTDAAEPAPSAAAPESSADPRFAKVGQCVRNEGAAGGKPKLVISGCAAKSYEVLSRIDGATSGERDAEAKCGKVEGYTNWYFFDSELDTLDFVLCLKQR; translated from the coding sequence GTGAACCCGACGTACGGCGGGCAGCCGTACCGGCCGGAGGGCGATCCGTACGGCGGCGATCCCTACGGTGGTGATCCGGCTCCGGCACCGCGCCGGCGCGGTCGAGGGCCGCTGATCGCGGTGCTGGCCGTCGTACTGCTGCTGGTGGTGGTGGCCGGCGGTGCGTTCTGGTTCCTGCGCGGGCAGGGCGACGACGCGGCGCCGGTGGCCGCGCCGTCCGGTTCGGCCGTCGCCGGTGACCCCAGCGCGGGCACGGACGCTGCCGAGCCGGCGCCGAGTGCCGCAGCGCCGGAGTCGTCGGCCGATCCCCGCTTCGCCAAGGTCGGCCAGTGCGTCCGTAACGAGGGCGCCGCAGGCGGCAAGCCCAAGTTGGTGATCAGCGGTTGCGCCGCGAAGTCGTACGAGGTGCTGAGCCGGATCGACGGCGCCACCAGCGGCGAGCGGGACGCCGAGGCCAAGTGCGGCAAGGTCGAGGGCTACACGAACTGGTACTTCTTCGACAGCGAGCTGGACACCCTCGACTTCGTCCTCTGCCTCAAGCAACGCTGA
- a CDS encoding LppU/SCO3897 family protein, translating into MPPAAPVKKTGGRIALIVTLVVLLVLCPCLGLAGWAVWKIADASDDVAPRPSSSAPVFPPALPSDAPPSAAPTPAREFARGDCVVNEGTEENAELRKVPCGPNTYQVLLRIPATTDGDRCETLAPQATANYVHDNSVDLFDYVLCLKKR; encoded by the coding sequence ATGCCGCCCGCCGCACCGGTGAAGAAGACCGGCGGCAGGATCGCCCTCATCGTCACGCTGGTGGTGCTGCTCGTGCTCTGCCCGTGCCTCGGCCTGGCCGGTTGGGCGGTCTGGAAGATCGCCGACGCCAGCGACGACGTCGCGCCCAGGCCGTCGTCGAGCGCGCCGGTCTTTCCACCCGCCCTGCCCAGCGACGCACCGCCGTCGGCGGCACCGACCCCGGCCCGGGAGTTCGCCAGGGGCGACTGCGTGGTGAACGAGGGCACCGAGGAAAACGCGGAGCTGCGCAAGGTGCCGTGCGGTCCGAACACCTACCAGGTGCTGCTGCGGATTCCGGCGACCACCGACGGGGACCGGTGCGAGACGCTCGCGCCGCAGGCGACCGCGAACTACGTGCACGACAACTCGGTCGACCTGTTCGACTACGTGCTCTGTCTGAAGAAGCGGTAG
- a CDS encoding ATP-binding protein, whose translation MDPVRNPYAPGAGQRPPELAGRGRELDVFDIVLERIARGRPERSLMLTGLRGVGKTVLLNTLRSQAINRLWGSGKIEARPDQSLRRPVAAALHMAVRELAPRHRAPDRIDAFLGVLKAFAQRSAPTGRAGVAPKLRDRWQPGIDVPAASGRADSGDIEIDLVELLSDAAAVASDVGTGIAIFIDEMQDLGPEDVSALCAACHELSQLGAPLIVVGAGLPHLPAVLSAAKSYSERLFRYQRIDRLDRIAADQALCAPAEREEVEYEQKALDLLYEKSGGYPYFVQAYGKATWDHAPRSPITAADVRVAAPEAEAELAVGFFGSRFERATPAEREYMRAMATMSAVEGESGAVVRDDMDAAVPTAEIARALGRKPASLSPARDALIKKGLIYSGERGTVAFTVPHFGRYLRTQPA comes from the coding sequence GTGGATCCCGTCCGCAATCCGTACGCGCCGGGCGCCGGCCAGCGCCCGCCCGAACTCGCCGGGCGGGGGCGGGAGCTGGACGTCTTCGACATCGTGCTGGAACGCATCGCACGGGGGCGCCCCGAACGCAGCCTGATGCTCACCGGGCTGCGTGGCGTCGGCAAGACGGTCCTGCTCAACACGCTCCGGTCGCAGGCGATCAACCGCCTCTGGGGCAGCGGCAAGATCGAGGCACGTCCGGACCAGTCGTTGCGTCGCCCGGTCGCCGCCGCGCTGCACATGGCGGTCCGGGAGCTCGCCCCCCGACACCGCGCGCCCGATCGGATCGACGCGTTCCTCGGCGTCCTCAAGGCCTTCGCCCAACGATCCGCCCCGACCGGCCGGGCCGGTGTCGCCCCGAAGCTGCGCGACCGGTGGCAACCCGGCATCGACGTGCCGGCGGCCAGCGGCCGCGCCGACTCCGGCGACATCGAGATCGACCTGGTCGAGTTGCTCAGCGACGCCGCCGCAGTGGCCAGTGACGTGGGCACCGGCATCGCCATCTTCATCGACGAGATGCAGGATCTCGGCCCGGAGGACGTGTCGGCGCTCTGCGCCGCCTGTCACGAGCTGTCCCAGCTCGGCGCGCCGCTGATCGTCGTCGGCGCCGGCCTGCCGCACCTGCCGGCGGTGCTCAGCGCCGCCAAGTCCTACTCCGAACGGTTGTTCCGCTACCAGCGCATCGACCGGCTCGACCGTATCGCCGCCGACCAGGCGCTCTGCGCGCCCGCCGAACGCGAGGAGGTCGAGTACGAGCAGAAGGCACTCGACCTGCTCTACGAGAAGTCCGGCGGCTATCCCTACTTCGTCCAGGCGTACGGCAAGGCAACCTGGGATCACGCCCCGCGCTCGCCGATCACCGCCGCCGACGTACGGGTCGCCGCGCCCGAGGCGGAGGCCGAGCTGGCGGTCGGGTTCTTCGGCTCCCGGTTCGAACGGGCCACCCCCGCCGAACGCGAGTACATGCGGGCGATGGCCACGATGTCCGCGGTCGAGGGCGAGTCCGGAGCGGTGGTCCGCGACGACATGGATGCGGCCGTGCCCACCGCCGAGATCGCCCGGGCCCTCGGCCGCAAGCCCGCCAGCCTCTCGCCGGCGCGGGACGCGCTGATCAAGAAGGGGCTCATCTACTCCGGTGAGCGGGGCACTGTTGCCTTCACCGTGCCGCACTTCGGCAGGTACCTGCGCACCCAACCGGCCTGA
- a CDS encoding GNAT family N-acetyltransferase — protein MTTLRLRPEDPADAGPVRRVLAAAFARPDVATPPEVILVNELRGTPAWLPQLAMVAEYGGEVVGYALLTRVRVRPERGSDVPVLALGPVAVAPHRQRVGHGTAVVQAALDASTELGERLVVVLGDPAFYRRFGFSPATELGLTGPWAGLGEPWQALVLPPSTSEEGPPPRGEVLFPTPWSKV, from the coding sequence GTGACCACGCTGCGGCTACGCCCCGAGGACCCGGCCGACGCCGGCCCGGTACGCCGCGTGCTGGCCGCCGCCTTCGCCCGCCCCGACGTGGCAACGCCGCCGGAGGTGATCCTGGTCAACGAGTTGCGCGGCACCCCCGCCTGGCTGCCGCAGCTGGCCATGGTCGCCGAGTACGGCGGCGAGGTGGTCGGGTACGCGCTGCTCACCCGGGTGCGTGTGCGGCCGGAGCGAGGCTCGGACGTGCCCGTGCTGGCCCTCGGCCCGGTGGCGGTCGCACCGCACCGGCAGCGCGTCGGGCACGGCACGGCGGTCGTGCAGGCCGCACTGGACGCCTCCACCGAGCTGGGCGAGCGGCTGGTCGTGGTCCTCGGTGACCCGGCCTTCTACCGCCGGTTCGGCTTCAGCCCGGCAACGGAGCTGGGCCTGACGGGCCCGTGGGCTGGTCTCGGTGAGCCCTGGCAGGCGTTGGTGCTGCCGCCGTCCACCAGCGAGGAGGGCCCCCCGCCCCGCGGCGAGGTGCTCTTTCCGACGCCCTGGTCGAAGGTCTGA
- a CDS encoding DoxX family protein, translated as MTPVRSLARVMLSGIFVVSGYRNLRSPERLAKKAAPVTDRVAPTLQKLNPRIPTDTVQLIRLNSAVQLGAGLMLATGRLTRPAALVLAGTIVPTTIAGHPFWNDDDPVTRDTNKVHFLKNLGLLGGLLLAAADTEGKPGLRWRTGHRIGHSRRSMQRAVRTARREARIAVRSASTARRLPG; from the coding sequence ATGACGCCCGTACGCTCCCTCGCCCGAGTCATGCTGAGCGGCATTTTCGTGGTCAGCGGTTACCGCAACCTCCGTTCCCCGGAGCGGCTGGCCAAGAAGGCCGCGCCAGTGACCGACCGGGTTGCCCCGACACTGCAGAAGTTGAACCCCCGCATCCCCACCGACACCGTGCAGCTGATCCGGCTCAACTCGGCGGTGCAGCTCGGCGCCGGGCTGATGCTCGCCACCGGACGGCTCACCCGGCCCGCCGCACTGGTCCTCGCCGGCACGATTGTGCCGACGACCATCGCCGGGCATCCCTTCTGGAACGACGACGACCCGGTCACCCGTGACACGAACAAGGTCCACTTCCTGAAGAACCTCGGTCTCCTCGGGGGTCTGCTGCTGGCCGCGGCCGACACCGAGGGCAAGCCGGGTCTGCGTTGGCGCACCGGCCACCGCATCGGCCATTCTCGACGTTCCATGCAGCGCGCCGTCCGTACGGCCCGGCGCGAGGCCCGGATCGCCGTCCGATCCGCCTCCACCGCACGTCGCCTCCCCGGCTGA
- a CDS encoding glycosyltransferase 87 family protein, giving the protein MPTAVGRRADRLAPIQRVTRGIDRRNVVRGAIVAAVAYAAWLAIGTFGRPYNFFDMKIYHGAVVWWASGHELYEFIAPGTTLGFTYPPFAGLVMLPMAQLPIGMAGMVNAAASIAALALVLAGLLRPIVDRLAWPLWFVVALAVPLAVAIEPARETLGYGQVNILLFALIMADLIGLRWRSRRGTHYSATDGPLLRFLYGGAWAGAGIGLATAVKLTPALFIAYLLITRQWRVAATAIGTTIGVTVASFAIVGDESRAYFGSVLWQTERVGAADMTPNQSLAGLLARLYDSIETPGLLWFAFSVLILALGLSRAASSRADGDELTAFTLVGLTANVISPISWTHHLVWVIPAIIVLADAAVRRREASRGMPQRTGQGTVFGGLPGVNGLRPPIWYPTLTGLRHGVAAIGLYLLFLISPIWPYEHQLPEMSHYQDGLFGALMENSLAVALIVLVAALPWRPGAEPAFYGDRITRAVLVNGRR; this is encoded by the coding sequence ATGCCGACGGCTGTCGGTAGACGGGCGGACCGCCTCGCCCCAATCCAACGCGTGACGCGTGGGATCGATCGCAGGAACGTCGTACGGGGCGCCATCGTGGCCGCCGTCGCCTACGCCGCATGGCTTGCCATCGGCACCTTCGGGCGGCCGTACAACTTCTTCGACATGAAGATCTATCACGGTGCCGTGGTGTGGTGGGCGAGCGGTCATGAGCTCTATGAGTTCATCGCGCCCGGAACCACACTCGGTTTCACCTACCCGCCCTTCGCCGGCCTGGTCATGCTGCCGATGGCGCAGCTCCCGATCGGCATGGCCGGCATGGTCAACGCCGCCGCCAGCATCGCCGCGTTGGCGCTGGTGCTGGCCGGTTTGCTCCGCCCCATCGTGGATCGGCTGGCGTGGCCACTGTGGTTCGTCGTGGCCCTGGCGGTGCCGCTCGCGGTCGCCATCGAGCCGGCCCGGGAGACCCTCGGCTACGGCCAGGTCAACATCCTGCTGTTCGCGTTGATCATGGCGGACCTGATCGGCCTGCGCTGGCGCTCCCGCCGGGGCACCCACTACTCCGCGACCGACGGTCCCCTGCTGCGCTTCCTCTACGGCGGCGCCTGGGCTGGCGCGGGCATCGGCCTGGCCACCGCGGTCAAGCTCACCCCGGCACTGTTCATCGCCTACCTGCTGATCACCCGCCAGTGGCGGGTGGCAGCCACCGCCATCGGCACCACGATCGGCGTGACGGTGGCGAGCTTCGCGATCGTCGGCGACGAGTCGCGGGCGTACTTCGGCAGTGTGCTCTGGCAGACCGAACGGGTCGGCGCGGCGGACATGACACCCAACCAGTCCCTCGCCGGTCTGCTCGCCCGGCTGTACGACTCGATCGAAACCCCCGGGCTGCTCTGGTTCGCCTTCTCGGTGCTGATCCTGGCGCTGGGCCTGTCCCGGGCGGCGAGTTCCCGTGCCGACGGTGACGAGCTGACCGCGTTCACGCTGGTCGGCCTGACCGCGAACGTGATCAGCCCGATCTCCTGGACCCACCACCTGGTCTGGGTGATCCCGGCGATCATCGTGCTGGCCGACGCCGCCGTGCGCCGCCGGGAGGCCAGTCGGGGGATGCCCCAGCGCACCGGCCAGGGGACGGTGTTCGGCGGGCTGCCCGGGGTCAACGGGCTCCGCCCACCGATCTGGTATCCCACTCTGACCGGGCTCCGTCACGGGGTCGCCGCGATCGGGCTCTATCTGCTCTTCCTGATCTCCCCGATCTGGCCGTACGAGCACCAGCTACCGGAGATGTCGCACTACCAGGACGGTCTCTTCGGAGCGCTGATGGAAAACTCGCTCGCGGTCGCGCTGATCGTGCTCGTCGCCGCGCTGCCCTGGCGGCCCGGTGCGGAGCCGGCGTTCTACGGCGACCGGATCACCAGGGCCGTGCTGGTCAACGGCCGCCGCTGA
- a CDS encoding molybdenum cofactor biosynthesis protein MoaE has translation MTAPAITFGEVTDQPLDLATHEAAVADRRAGAVVSFQGVVRDHDHGRQVTSLEYEGHPSAAQVLREVAAEIAAEPDVYAVAVSHRVGPLAIGDVALVAAVSTAHRAAAFAACARLVDEVKARLPIWKRQVFTDGTDEWVNCP, from the coding sequence ATGACCGCACCGGCGATCACCTTCGGCGAGGTCACCGACCAGCCGCTCGACCTCGCCACCCACGAGGCGGCGGTCGCCGACCGTCGGGCCGGCGCCGTGGTCTCCTTCCAGGGCGTGGTCCGCGACCACGACCACGGGCGTCAGGTCACGAGCCTGGAGTACGAGGGGCACCCGAGCGCCGCGCAGGTGCTGCGCGAGGTGGCCGCCGAGATCGCCGCGGAGCCCGACGTCTACGCGGTGGCGGTCTCGCACCGGGTCGGCCCGCTGGCGATCGGTGACGTGGCGCTGGTCGCCGCGGTGAGCACCGCCCACCGGGCGGCGGCCTTCGCGGCCTGCGCCCGGCTGGTCGACGAGGTCAAGGCGCGCCTGCCCATCTGGAAGCGGCAGGTCTTCACCGATGGCACCGATGAATGGGTCAACTGCCCCTGA